The following are encoded together in the Glycine max cultivar Williams 82 chromosome 8, Glycine_max_v4.0, whole genome shotgun sequence genome:
- the LOC100820628 gene encoding probable calcium-binding protein CML21-like isoform X1: MGGALGKSESPRKGSMPETKLEAKMVEAMQRRESQGSSVKSFNTIILKFPKIDESLRKCKAIFEQFDEDSNGAIDQEELKKCFSKLEISFSEEEINDLFEACDINEDMGMKFNEFIVLLCVVYLLKNDPAALHAKSRIGMPKLEGTFETLVDTFVFLDKNKDGYVSKNEMVQAINETTSGERSSGRIAMKRFEEMDWDKNGMVNFKEFLFAFTRWVGIDEVDDEENDEA; this comes from the exons ATGGGAGGTGCACTGGGAAAGAGTGAATCACCTAGAAAGGGATCGATGCCAGAAACTAAGCTCGAGGCTAAAATGGTTGAAGCAATGCAGCGGAGGGAATCTCAAGGAAGTTCCGTGAAATCATTCAACACTATAATCTTGAAATTCCCAAAGATTGATGAGAGCCTTAGAAAATGCAAAGCCATATTTGAGCAGTTTG ATGAGGATTCTAATGGGGCAATAGATCAAGAGGAGTTGAAAAAGTGTTTCAGTAAGCTGGAAATTTCTTTTTCCGAGGAGGAAATAAATGATCTTTTTGAAGCATGTGATATTAACGAGGATATGGGAATGAAGTTCAATGAGTTTATTGTACTTCTTTGTGTTGTCTACCTTCTCAAGAATGACCCTGCAGCTCTTCATGCT AAATCACGAATTGGGATGCCAAAGCTGGAGGGCACATTTGAGACTTTGGTTGATACATTTGTATTCTTAGACAAGAACAAGGATGGATATGTCAGCAAAAATGAGATGGTCCAAGCTATAAACGAAACTACATCAGGGGAGCGTTCTTCTGGAAGAATAGCCATGAAAAGATTTG AAGAAATGGATTGGGATAAAAATGGAATGGTTAACTTCAAGGAGTTTCTATTTGCTTTTACACGTTGGGTTGGAATTGATGAAGTTGACGATGAGGAAAATGACGAGGCTTAA
- the LOC100820628 gene encoding Probable calcium-binding protein CML21-like (The RefSeq protein has 5 substitutions compared to this genomic sequence), producing MGGTLGKSESPRKGSMPETKLEAKMVEAMQRRESQGSSVKSFNTIILKFPKIDESLRKCKAIFEPFDGDSNGAIDQEELKKCFSKLEISFSEEEINDLFEACDINEDMGMKFNEFIVLLCVVYLLKNDPAALHAKSRIGMPKLEGTFETLVDTFVFLDKNKDGYVSKNEMVQAINETTSGERSSGRIAMKRFEEMDWDKNGMANFKEFLFAFTRWVGINEVDDEENDEA from the exons ATGGGAGGTGCACTGGGAAAGAGTGAATCACCTAGAAAGGGATCGATGCCAGAAACTAAGCTCGAGGCTAAAATGGTTGAAGCAATGCAGCGGAGGGAATCTCAAGGAAGTTCCGTGAAATCATTCAACACTATAATCTTGAAATTCCCAAAGATTGATGAGAGCCTTAGAAAATGCAAAGCCATATTTGAGCAGTTTG ATGAGGATTCTAATGGGGCAATAGATCAAGAGGAGTTGAAAAAGTGTTTCAGTAAGCTGGAAATTTCTTTTTCCGAGGAGGAAATAAATGATCTTTTTGAAGCATGTGATATTAACGAGGATATGGGAATGAAGTTCAATGAGTTTATTGTACTTCTTTGTGTTGTCTACCTTCTCAAGAATGACCCTGCAGCTCTTCATGCT AAATCACGAATTGGGATGCCAAAGCTGGAGGGCACATTTGAGACTTTGGTTGATACATTTGTATTCTTAGACAAGAACAAGGATGGATATGTCAGCAAAAATGAGATGGTCCAAGCTATAAACGAAACTACATCAGGGGAGCGTTCTTCTGGAAGAATAGCCATGAAAAGATTTG AAGAAATGGATTGGGATAAAAATGGAATGGTTAACTTCAAGGAGTTTCTATTTGCTTTTACACGTTGGGTTGGAATTGATGAAGTTGACGATGAGGAAAATGACGAGGCTTAA